From one Lolium rigidum isolate FL_2022 chromosome 4, APGP_CSIRO_Lrig_0.1, whole genome shotgun sequence genomic stretch:
- the LOC124650368 gene encoding DIMBOA UDP-glucosyltransferase BX8-like — protein sequence MSPMFHLAGLLHARGFAVTVFHTDSNAPNPSSHPEYDFVAVPDGMPAAKQDVVKVIEHVLALNRSCEEPFRERLAALLEAPGARDDVACLVADSHLLTLMDVARQQGVPTLALRTGSAASFLCFAAHPMLCEKGYLPPQESQLDAPVKEMPPYRVRDLMGATRSGHEHDIASELLSRAVEAMRTSSGLIINTFDALEAADLAAVRRDLAPPVFDIGPLHKASPAASAASSSLLRQDHGCLEWLNSRAPASVLYVSFGSLASVGSADFVETAWGIAGSGQPFLWVLRPDLVRGDTRAALPDGFDAATVGRGMVVSWAPQEEVLAHAAVGGFWTHCGWNSTLESVCAGVPMLCRPSFGDQMGNARHVEHVWRAGLSLEGELERGKVESAIRRLMQSEDGEEMRRRARELKDRAAESMALDGSSSINIGKLVSYILGL from the exons ATGAGCCCCATGTTCCATCTTGCCGGCCTCCTCCACGCGCGCGGCTTCGCAGTCACCGTCTTCCACACCGACTCCAACGCGCCCAACCCGTCCAGCCACCCTGAGTACGACTTCGTGGCCGTTCCGGACGGCATGCCGGCGGCAAAGCAGGACGTGGTGAAGGTCATTGAGCACGTACTCGCCTTGAACCGCTCCTGCGAGGAGCCGTTCCGGGAACGCCTCGCGGCCCTGCTGGAGGCGCCGGGGGCCAGGGACGACGTCGCGTGCCTGGTTGCCGATTCGCACCTGCTGACGCTGATGGATGTCGCACGGCAGCAGGGCGTGCCGACGCTGGCGCTGCGCACCGGcagcgccgcctccttcctctgcTTCGCGGCGCACCCGATGCTCTGCGAGAAGGGCTACCTCCCTCCTCAAG AGTCTCAGCTGGACGCGCCGGTCAAGGAGATGCCGCCGTACCGCGTCAGGGACCTGATGGGCGCCACAAGAAGTGGGCACGAGCACGACATAGCGAGCGAGCTGCTGTCCCGCGCCGTGGAGGCGATGAGGACCTCGTCGGGGCTGATAATCAACACCTTCGACGCCCTCGAGGCTGCCGACCTAGCGGCGGTCCGGCGGGACCTCGCTCCACCAGTGTTCGACATCGGCCCGCTCCACAAGGCATCTCCGGCAGCGAGCGCCGCGTCCAGCAGCCTGCTTCGGCAGGACCACGGCTGCCTGGAGTGGCTGAACTCGCGGGCTCCGGCGTCCGTGCTGTACGTCAGCTTCGGCAGCCTGGCCAGCGTGGGCAGCGCCGACTTCGTGGAGACGGCGTGGGGCATCGCCGGCAGCGGGCAGCCGTTCCTGTGGGTGCTCCGTCCGGACCTGGTGCGCGGAGACACGCGGGCCGCCCTCCCCGACGGCTTCGACGCCGCGACGGTCGGGCGGGGCATGGTCGTGAGCTGGGCGCCGCAGGAGGAGGTCCTggcgcacgccgccgtgggcgggTTCTGGacgcactgcgggtggaactcgaCGCTGGAGAGCGTGTGCGCCGGCGTGCCGATGCTGTGCCGACCCAGCTTCGGGGACCAGATGGGCAACGCGAGGCACGTCGAGCACGTCTGGCGGGCCGGGCTCTCGCTGGAAGGCGAGCTGGAGAGGGGCAAGGTCGAGTCGGCCATCAGGAGGCTGATGCAGAGCGAGGACGGAGAGGAGATGAGGAGGCGAGCTCGCGAGCTCAAGGACAGAGCAGCCGAATCCATGGCCCTCGATGGATCTTCAAGCATCAACATCGGCAAGTTGGTCAGTTACATTCTGGGCCTTTAG